The Merismopedia glauca CCAP 1448/3 region GCGATCGCTACTAGGATAAGCATCTTCTATTCGCAAACGACTAGCTATGGATGTATTGCCGAAAATCCGATCTGTGAAAGAAGAAAGTTGATAAATTTCGCTAGGGGACTTATTTTCTAAATACTTATAGTCATCCGTTAGAGGATCGTTAGCCCATAATAACTTAGGATTGGTAGGACGCTTATCTCTTCCTACAGTTCTCACAATTCGTTCTGCATGGGCGCGAATTGCACCTTTAAGGCTACTTCCTGGTAAATAAATCGATCGCTTGCCATGATGATAAGTTTCGACAAACTCCATTTGCGGTTTGGTTGGATCTGCGCCTTCCCTACCAGATTTAATCAAGATAGGTCCATCGGGAATTAGTTTGAGTGCGATCGTACAATGGTTAACAAGACGTTTGTGCATAAGTTTTAAATCATTTGTTTAACTAAACGTTTGCTGTTTGCGAATCTGAAGAATTAGGAATATGTTTATTTAACTCAGCAATAAATGCTGTAGTCCATTGTTTTTTATACTCTTTTTGCTGTTCTATATCGAGTTTGTAAGATTCTAACTTATCGTTAACTGAATTTTGTAAATAGTCTCTTAGTTTTGCAGGAGTATCGGCATTAACCCACTGCATTTTGTCTATTTCTAGTTTTACTACTCCCAAACCGCGAGAACGCCCCCCACCTAACGGAATTTGTTCTGTTTCAAATTGATGTAATCCGAGCGCTAGCAATCCTAATTCCCATTCTTCAGCATTTTCAACAACTGCTTCAAAGTAAAAAGGCGTATCGGAAGGAACTACTTGATAGTCGTATAATTTGCCATCGGCTGCGGTTTCTGTATCTCTATCTATAGCTACTCCATCTCTTTCTTGATATTGTCCAAACCAAGCATCTGGTAATACTGTCAAATCTCTAATCTGTAATTTACTA contains the following coding sequences:
- the csx7 gene encoding type III CRISPR-associated RAMP protein Csx7 codes for the protein MFDTFKNRLEIRGILTTITALRISAGRSSEPIGSDLPVIKDALGRPLIPGSSFKGALRSRLESFLRGIDPSLAANPAIESEWSITNEQLNGEDGIKKKVEKELEKYPERQRIGKRDRLLTDKIIEKTDLASILFGSPWLASKLQIRDLTVLPDAWFGQYQERDGVAIDRDTETAADGKLYDYQVVPSDTPFYFEAVVENAEEWELGLLALGLHQFETEQIPLGGGRSRGLGVVKLEIDKMQWVNADTPAKLRDYLQNSVNDKLESYKLDIEQQKEYKKQWTTAFIAELNKHIPNSSDSQTANV